Proteins co-encoded in one Firmicutes bacterium CAG:345 genomic window:
- a CDS encoding dNA ligase (product inferred by homology to UniProt) produces MIQDEDKKRVQELTELLNKYNYEYYILNQSSVSDAEFDSLMQELIALETKRPDLKSKLSPTQRVGGQVSSEFRKIEHKRMMLSLANAFNEEDLRDFDRKIRQATGLDKVPYMAEVKIDGLAMTLVYDNGELQYAATRGDGNIGEDVTQNVITIHSVPTHIKDKRNIEVRGEVYMPKKSLEEINEKRKLNGEPLLSNARNAAAGSIRQLNSKVAASRKLNAYWYYFVNAEECGLKYHSDSLDYLKTLGFRVNEERRKVLGIEKVLEYVKEYTEKRPSLDYDIDGLVIKVDELALYDIIGYTMKTPKWAIAYKFPPEEVVTRINDIFLTVGRTGRVVPNAVLEPVRVAGSIIARATLNNEDFVKKLDLRIGDYVYLHKAGDVIPEVSGVDLKRRPANTKPYLFQDDCPYCHQKLVRKDAIHYCLNNLCPSRNINKLIFFVSDKGMDIDGIGESLVEDLFNLNLLRKFSDFYDLENHEQEILSMDGMAEKSFIALKNGIEKSKLNDGYMLLSALGILNVGQKTSKTLMNKFKSIDNIVKASFEELVDTSDVGEITAQNIIDYFKNEDNLKEYNILKEHGINILCYNKGEAEDNFFKGKKFVLTGTLSTSGRDAMTKRLEELGAISASSVSKATDLVIAGENAGSKLTKAQNLGIRIILEDELLELLKEAENKE; encoded by the coding sequence ATGATTCAAGATGAAGATAAAAAACGCGTTCAAGAATTAACTGAACTATTAAATAAATATAATTATGAATATTATATTTTAAATCAATCGAGCGTCAGCGATGCAGAATTTGATTCTTTGATGCAAGAATTAATTGCTCTAGAAACAAAAAGACCTGATTTAAAAAGCAAATTATCCCCTACACAAAGAGTAGGTGGGCAAGTATCTAGCGAATTCAGAAAAATAGAACACAAGAGAATGATGCTATCTTTGGCCAATGCTTTTAACGAAGAAGACTTGCGAGATTTCGATAGAAAAATTCGCCAAGCTACTGGTCTAGATAAAGTACCATATATGGCCGAAGTAAAAATCGATGGACTAGCGATGACTTTAGTCTATGATAATGGAGAACTTCAATATGCCGCCACAAGAGGAGACGGAAATATCGGAGAAGATGTCACACAAAATGTTATCACCATTCATTCTGTTCCTACCCATATTAAAGACAAAAGAAATATCGAAGTGCGCGGCGAAGTTTACATGCCTAAAAAATCACTTGAAGAAATAAATGAAAAAAGAAAACTTAATGGTGAACCACTGCTATCTAACGCCCGTAACGCTGCTGCTGGAAGTATAAGACAACTCAATTCAAAAGTAGCCGCATCTAGAAAATTAAATGCCTATTGGTATTATTTCGTCAACGCTGAAGAATGCGGCTTAAAATATCATTCAGATTCTCTCGATTATTTAAAAACTTTAGGATTCCGCGTAAACGAAGAAAGAAGAAAAGTATTAGGAATAGAAAAAGTTCTAGAATATGTAAAAGAATATACTGAAAAACGTCCTTCGCTTGATTACGATATCGATGGACTTGTAATTAAAGTGGATGAATTAGCTCTTTATGATATTATCGGTTATACGATGAAAACTCCTAAATGGGCTATCGCTTATAAATTTCCTCCAGAAGAAGTTGTAACGCGCATAAACGACATTTTCTTAACTGTTGGAAGAACTGGCAGAGTTGTTCCAAATGCTGTTCTAGAACCGGTTCGCGTTGCTGGCAGCATTATCGCTAGAGCAACATTAAATAATGAAGATTTTGTCAAGAAACTCGATTTAAGAATTGGAGACTATGTATATCTGCATAAAGCAGGAGATGTCATCCCCGAAGTATCCGGTGTCGATTTGAAAAGAAGACCAGCAAATACCAAGCCTTATCTTTTCCAAGATGATTGTCCTTATTGTCATCAGAAACTCGTTCGGAAAGATGCTATTCACTATTGTTTGAATAATCTTTGTCCTTCACGAAATATCAATAAACTAATTTTCTTTGTTTCTGACAAAGGCATGGATATCGACGGAATCGGTGAAAGCCTAGTTGAAGATTTATTCAATTTAAATCTTTTAAGAAAATTTTCTGATTTTTATGATTTAGAAAATCACGAACAAGAAATACTATCTATGGATGGAATGGCTGAAAAATCTTTCATAGCTTTAAAAAATGGAATTGAAAAATCTAAGCTAAACGATGGATATATGTTGCTTTCAGCTTTAGGCATTTTAAATGTTGGTCAAAAAACTAGTAAAACATTGATGAACAAATTTAAAAGTATCGACAATATTGTTAAAGCTTCATTTGAAGAACTTGTGGATACGAGCGATGTTGGAGAAATTACTGCTCAAAACATAATCGATTATTTTAAAAATGAAGATAATTTAAAGGAATATAACATTTTAAAAGAACATGGTATAAACATACTATGTTACAATAAAGGAGAAGCCGAAGATAATTTCTTCAAAGGAAAAAAATTTGTTCTTACTGGAACATTATCAACTTCTGGACGCGATGCTATGACAAAACGTTTAGAAGAACTTGGCGCCATTTCCGCTTCTAGTGTCAGTAAAGCTACAGATCTTGTAATAGCTGGAGAAAATGCTGGAAGCAAATTAACAAAAGCACAAAATCTCGGTATTCGAATTATTCTAGAAGATGAACTTTTAGAGCTTTTAAAAGAAGCAGAAAATAAAGAATAG
- a CDS encoding aspartyl/glutamyl-tRNA(Asn/Gln) amidotransferase C subunit (product inferred by homology to UniProt) codes for MEKITKVLLAECGKNIKFQLGEEQLEILTDEFDTILAQMKFLHEIPGLDSVEPMTFPYKNHQLTLDEDIPATPVEADIELSNTKNRLGNQVKIPKVLG; via the coding sequence ATGGAAAAAATTACTAAAGTACTTCTTGCTGAATGTGGAAAAAATATTAAATTTCAATTAGGCGAAGAACAATTAGAAATTTTAACTGATGAATTTGATACTATTTTAGCTCAAATGAAATTTTTACATGAAATTCCTGGTCTCGATAGTGTTGAACCTATGACTTTTCCTTATAAAAATCACCAGTTAACTTTAGATGAAGATATTCCAGCCACTCCAGTTGAAGCTGATATCGAATTATCTAACACAAAAAATCGTCTTGGAAATCAAGTCAAAATTCCAAAGGTATTAGGTTAA
- a CDS encoding aspartyl/glutamyl-tRNA(Asn/Gln) amidotransferase subunit A (product inferred by homology to UniProt) — protein MSMKYMNKSIKELHELLVAKKVTAKQLTEEAIELAKSNTNNLLEATNYEQALKEAEAITEVKEEEFFKGIPYIAKDNISTKGLETTASSKILEGYVPIFDAEVITRLKNAGAILIAKSTLDELAMGGTGTSGHKGVTTNPYNPEHLIGGSSCGSAAAVAAGIVPFALGSDTGDSVRKPASFAGLVGIKPSWGRISRLGLFPFATSMDAIGYFTRNVYDSAKVLELLAGYDEKDMSSSKKEVENYSHFEKDTSSKIGYFKAIIDNLPDEDVKNSFFKVLEELKKQGHEIIAYDFPQDLLNAIYPTYMVLSCAEATSNNANLDGIRFGPNVENAKDYEDYIMKARTAGFSDMIKRRFIIGSFSLLAENQDELFRNAQRARRLIVNELNKFFEVADHLVLPASPSVAPLISSVTTTWSKKPDFVDNHMALANFSGSPSITLPLGFKNDLPFGINITTRPFEEKKLFDIALNIEEITKLKDLVANKEEK, from the coding sequence ATGTCTATGAAATACATGAATAAATCAATAAAAGAATTACACGAATTGTTAGTTGCTAAAAAAGTTACAGCCAAACAGTTAACAGAAGAAGCTATTGAATTAGCTAAATCAAACACCAATAATCTTTTAGAAGCAACAAACTATGAACAAGCTTTAAAAGAAGCCGAAGCTATTACAGAAGTAAAAGAAGAAGAATTCTTCAAAGGAATTCCTTATATCGCTAAAGATAATATTTCAACAAAAGGACTTGAAACAACAGCTTCAAGTAAAATACTTGAAGGCTATGTTCCTATTTTCGATGCTGAAGTTATAACACGATTAAAAAATGCCGGTGCAATTCTTATTGCCAAATCTACACTTGATGAATTAGCCATGGGAGGAACTGGCACATCTGGTCATAAAGGTGTAACAACTAACCCTTATAATCCTGAACACTTAATCGGTGGTTCTTCTTGTGGATCAGCAGCTGCTGTTGCAGCAGGTATCGTTCCATTTGCTCTTGGTTCAGATACTGGTGATTCTGTCAGAAAACCAGCTTCTTTTGCTGGACTTGTTGGAATCAAGCCAAGCTGGGGAAGAATTTCTCGTTTAGGTCTTTTTCCTTTTGCCACAAGTATGGACGCTATCGGATACTTTACAAGAAATGTTTATGATAGTGCAAAAGTACTTGAACTTCTTGCTGGATATGATGAAAAAGACATGTCATCAAGCAAAAAAGAAGTTGAAAATTATAGTCACTTTGAAAAAGACACTTCTTCAAAAATAGGTTATTTTAAAGCTATAATTGATAATTTACCTGATGAAGATGTAAAAAATAGTTTCTTTAAAGTACTTGAAGAATTAAAAAAACAAGGACATGAAATTATCGCATACGATTTTCCACAAGATTTATTAAATGCTATATATCCAACTTATATGGTTTTATCCTGTGCTGAAGCAACATCAAATAACGCAAATCTCGACGGAATTCGTTTTGGACCAAATGTTGAAAATGCTAAAGATTATGAAGACTACATTATGAAAGCTAGAACAGCTGGCTTTTCTGATATGATCAAAAGACGTTTCATTATCGGAAGTTTTTCTCTTTTAGCTGAAAATCAAGATGAATTATTCAGAAATGCTCAAAGAGCAAGAAGATTAATTGTTAATGAACTCAACAAATTTTTCGAAGTTGCTGATCATTTAGTTCTTCCTGCATCTCCAAGTGTTGCTCCACTTATTTCTTCTGTCACAACAACTTGGAGTAAAAAACCAGATTTTGTTGATAACCATATGGCATTAGCTAATTTTTCTGGTTCTCCTTCAATTACTCTTCCTTTGGGATTTAAAAACGATTTACCATTTGGCATAAATATTACCACTCGTCCTTTTGAAGAGAAAAAATTATTTGATATTGCATTAAACATTGAAGAAATTACTAAATTAAAAGACCTCGTTGCTAATAAGGAGGAAAAATAA
- a CDS encoding aspartyl/glutamyl-tRNA(Asn/Gln) amidotransferase subunit B (product inferred by homology to UniProt), translating into MNFQPVIGIEIHVELKTKSKMFSRGPVTFGQMPNTETVAYDLGYPGVMPVVNKQAVRYGIMLSEALHMNISKTLYFDRKNYFYSDLPKGYQITQQDHPIGSEGYLEITTSEGTKKIAIERAHLEEDTAKQLHLGDMTLVDYNRAGTPLIEIVTHPVIRNGEEASKYVEGIREIVTYLGISDGKMEEGNLRCDINISLMPFGSKVFGTKVEVKNLNSIANVKAALDYEIQRQSEILLSGGKIDQETRRYDEGLKQTILMRKKTSAIDYKYFREPNILPIDLTEEFIQDAISHMEKLPSSYRQELSKIGLSSYEIEEVLRNKEFVLYFEKTLKEGAKNPKTLWNLLMVDILAYLNKNEITLNELKFDNKKLAKLINLLEDKKINSKQGKQVLEEMLNTGLDPEEITAKLGLAQISDLSEIQKIVDEVIKNNQQSVSDYKAGKDRALGFIVGQVMKASHGKANPSLAKELVLKALA; encoded by the coding sequence ATGAATTTTCAACCAGTAATAGGTATCGAAATCCACGTTGAATTAAAGACCAAATCAAAAATGTTTTCCCGTGGTCCAGTAACTTTTGGACAAATGCCTAACACAGAGACAGTTGCATATGATTTAGGATATCCTGGAGTTATGCCTGTTGTAAATAAACAAGCTGTAAGATATGGAATAATGTTATCCGAAGCCTTGCATATGAACATAAGCAAAACTTTATATTTCGATAGAAAGAATTATTTTTATTCCGATTTACCAAAAGGCTATCAAATAACTCAACAAGATCATCCTATTGGTTCTGAAGGATATCTTGAAATTACAACTTCTGAAGGAACTAAAAAAATAGCTATAGAACGTGCCCATTTGGAAGAAGATACCGCAAAACAACTTCACCTTGGCGATATGACTCTTGTCGACTATAATAGAGCTGGAACTCCTCTTATTGAAATTGTCACACACCCAGTCATCAGAAATGGTGAAGAAGCCAGTAAATATGTTGAAGGAATTCGTGAAATAGTTACTTATTTAGGTATTTCTGATGGCAAAATGGAAGAAGGAAATCTCAGATGCGATATCAACATTTCTTTAATGCCTTTTGGAAGCAAAGTTTTTGGTACAAAAGTTGAAGTTAAAAACCTTAACTCAATCGCCAATGTTAAAGCTGCCCTTGATTACGAAATTCAAAGACAATCAGAAATTCTTCTCTCAGGAGGAAAAATCGATCAAGAAACTCGCCGCTATGATGAAGGTTTAAAACAAACAATCTTAATGCGTAAAAAAACTAGTGCCATCGATTATAAATACTTCCGTGAACCAAATATTTTACCAATAGATCTTACTGAAGAATTCATTCAAGATGCAATTTCTCATATGGAAAAACTTCCTTCAAGCTATCGTCAAGAACTTTCCAAAATTGGTTTATCTTCCTATGAAATTGAAGAAGTTTTACGAAACAAAGAATTTGTTTTATATTTTGAAAAGACTCTTAAAGAAGGAGCAAAAAATCCAAAAACTTTGTGGAATTTACTCATGGTTGATATTTTAGCTTATTTAAATAAGAATGAAATTACACTAAATGAATTGAAATTTGACAATAAAAAATTAGCTAAATTAATCAATCTTCTCGAAGATAAAAAGATCAATTCAAAACAAGGAAAACAAGTACTTGAAGAAATGCTTAATACTGGATTAGATCCTGAAGAAATAACAGCAAAATTAGGACTAGCACAAATTTCTGATTTATCCGAAATTCAAAAAATTGTCGATGAAGTTATAAAAAATAATCAACAATCCGTATCTGATTATAAAGCAGGTAAGGATCGCGCATTAGGATTTATTGTCGGTCAAGTCATGAAAGCTTCTCATGGTAAAGCTAATCCATCCCTTGCTAAAGAATTAGTTTTAAAAGCTCTTGCATAA